A single genomic interval of Trichosurus vulpecula isolate mTriVul1 chromosome 6, mTriVul1.pri, whole genome shotgun sequence harbors:
- the FEN1 gene encoding flap endonuclease 1 produces MGIHGLAKLIADVAPGAIRENDIKSYFGRKVAIDASMSIYQFLIAVRHGGDVLQNEEGEATSHLMGMFYRTIRMVENGIKPVYVFDGKPPQLKSGELAKRGERRAEAEKQLQQAQEAGAEEEVEKFTKRLVKVTKQHNDECKRLLGLMGIPYLEAPSEAEASCAALVKAGKVYAAATEDMDCLTFGSPVLMRHLTASEAKKLPIQEFHLSRVLQELGLTQEQFVDLCILLGSDYCESIRGIGPKRAMDLIQQHRSIEEIVRRLDPNKYPVPDNWLHKEARSLFLEPEVLDADAVELRWGEPDEEGLVAFMCGEKQFNEERIRGGVKRLSKSRQGSTQGRLDDFFKVTGCLTSAKRKGPEPKGAAKKKAKSAAAGKPRKGK; encoded by the coding sequence ATGGGAATCCACGGCCTGGCCAAGCTGATCGCCGACGTGGCGCCTGGAGCCATTCGGGAGAATGACATCAAGAGCTACTTTGGGCGGAAGGTGGCCATCGACGCCTCCATGAGCATCTACCAGTTCCTGATCGCGGTGCGGCACGGCGGGGACGTGCTCCAGAACGAGGAAGGCGAGGCCACCAGCCACCTGATGGGCATGTTCTACCGGACCATCCGCATGGTGGAGAACGGCATCAAGCCCGTGTACGTCTTCGACGGCAAGCCGCCCCAGCTCAAGTCGGGCGAGCTGGCCAAGCGCGGCGAGCGGCGAGCCGAGGCCGAGAAGCAGCTGCAGCAGGCGCAGGAGGCGGGCGccgaggaggaggtggagaagttCACCAAACGGCTGGTGAAGGTCACCAAGCAGCACAATGACGAGTGCAAGCGGCTGCTAGgcctgatgggcatcccctaccTGGAGGCGCCCAGCGAGGCCGAGGCCAGCTGCGCCGCCCTGGTGAAGGCCGGCAAGGTCTATGCCGCCGCCACTGAAGACATGGACTGCCTGACCTTCGGCAGCCCTGTGCTGATGCGGCACCTGACCGCCAGCGAGGCCAAGAAGCTGCCTATCCAGGAGTTCCACCTGAGCCGCGTGCTGCAGGAGCTGGGCCTCACCCAGGAGCAGTTTGTGGACCTGTGCATCCTGCTGGGCAGCGACTACTGCGAGAGCATCCGCGGCATCGGACCCAAGCGCGCCATGGACCTCATCCAGCAGCACAGGAGCATCGAGGAGATCGTCCGGCGGCTGGACCCCAACAAGTACCCGGTGCCCGACAACTGGCTGCACAAGGAGGCCCGGAGCCTCTTCCTGGAGCCCGAGGTGCTGGACGCCGATGCCGTGGAGCTCCGGTGGGGCGAGCCCGACGAGGAGGGCCTGGTCGCGTTCATGTGCGGAGAGAAGCAGTTCAACGAGGAGCGGATCCGCGGCGGGGTCAAGCGGCTGAGCAAGAGCCGCCAGGGCAGCACCCAGGGCCGGCTGGatgacttcttcaaggtcacgGGCTGTCTCACGTCGGCCAAACGGAAGGGGCCGGAGCCCAAGGGGGCCgccaaaaagaaagcaaagtctGCTGCGGCGGGCAAgcccagaaaggggaaataa
- the TMEM258 gene encoding transmembrane protein 258: MELEAMSRYTSPVNPAVFPHLTVVLLAIGMFFTAWFFVYEVTSTKYTRDIYKELLISLVASLFMGFGVLFLLLWVGIYV, encoded by the exons ATG GAGCTGGAGGCCATGAGTAGATACACGAGCCCAGTGAACCCGGCGGTGTTCCCCCATCTCACCGTGGTGCTGCTGGCCATCGGCATGTTCTTCACTGCCTGGTTCTTCGT CTATGAGGTCACGTCCACCAAGTACACACGGGACATCTACAAGGAGCTGCTCATCTCGCTGGTGGCCTCGCTCTTCATGGGCTTCGGGGTCCTCTTCCTGCTGCTCTGGGTCGGCATATACGTATGA